A genomic segment from uncultured Marinifilum sp. encodes:
- the ccsA gene encoding cytochrome c biogenesis protein CcsA, translated as MIWNYFLLTAGLSSVSWIAAALLPKKELLRNILVVAGILSIAFFIGFLWATLERPPMRTLGETRLWYSLFISIIGLITYYRWRYLWMLYYCLSMSVLFLFINYLSPDNFSKTLMPALQSPWFVPHVVVYIISYAFLAASTLVAIYGLYQLKKDKFDKKLMFVADNLVYLGFAFLTLGLLFGALWAKEAWGHYWTWDPKETWAFITWMGYLVYIHRRYQMPSKYISSLWILAFAFVILLICWFGVNYLPSAQFSVHTYNQ; from the coding sequence ATGATTTGGAATTATTTTTTACTAACAGCAGGACTTAGTTCTGTGAGTTGGATAGCAGCAGCTTTACTTCCTAAAAAGGAATTACTAAGAAATATACTGGTTGTAGCTGGGATATTAAGTATTGCGTTTTTTATTGGATTTTTATGGGCAACTTTGGAGCGCCCGCCAATGAGGACTCTTGGCGAAACCCGATTGTGGTATTCTTTATTTATATCTATAATCGGATTAATAACCTATTATCGCTGGCGATATTTATGGATGCTGTATTATTGTTTATCCATGTCGGTACTTTTTTTATTTATAAATTATTTAAGTCCGGATAATTTTTCGAAAACACTAATGCCAGCTTTACAAAGTCCATGGTTTGTTCCTCATGTTGTTGTGTATATTATTTCTTATGCATTTTTGGCGGCCTCAACATTGGTAGCTATTTACGGATTATATCAGCTTAAAAAAGATAAATTCGATAAAAAATTAATGTTTGTAGCCGATAATTTAGTGTATTTAGGCTTTGCATTTTTAACTCTCGGATTACTTTTTGGTGCTTTATGGGCGAAAGAAGCTTGGGGACATTATTGGACTTGGGATCCGAAAGAAACATGGGCCTTTATTACCTGGATGGGGTACCTAGTTTACATACACAGAAGATACCAAATGCCATCGAAATACATTTCTTCTTTATGGATATTGGCTTTTGCTTTTGTGATATTATTGATATGCTGGTTTGGAGTGAATTACCTGCCTTCGGCACAGTTTAGTGTTCATACTTATAATCAATAA